A genome region from Pseudorca crassidens isolate mPseCra1 chromosome 20, mPseCra1.hap1, whole genome shotgun sequence includes the following:
- the CDH16 gene encoding cadherin-16, with translation MVPAWLCLLCLFIPQAFPGAQPAEVYVDVPENYGGNFPLYLTKLPLPHKETEGQIVLSGDSGVAAEGPFAVDPQSGFLLVTRALDREEQAEYQLQVTLETEDGRVLWGPQHVLVHVKDENDQVPRFSQAIYKVQLSQGTRPGVPFFFLEASDGDAPGTANSDLRFHILNQAPSQPSADMFQLEPQLGALALSPEGSTSLDQALEGPYQLLVRVKDMGDQASGHQATATVDVSIVENTWVPLDPVHLAENLQVPYPHPIAQVHWSGGDVHYHLESQPLGPFDVDKEGKLYVTRELDREAQAEYLLRVRAQNTRGEDYPAEPLELHVVVMDENDNMPVCPPRGPAISIPELSPPGTKVAKLSAEDADAPGSPNSHVVYRLLSPEPEEGAEGRAFELDSTSGSVTLGAAPLQAGQNILLQVLVIDLGGAEGGLSSTCEIAVTITDINDHAPEFTTSQIEPLSLPEDTEPGTLVTTLMATDADLEPAFRLMDFAIEAGDVEGSFGLDWEPDSGRVQLRLLKNLSYEAAPSHKLVVVVRSVAEPVGPDPGPGATVTVTVLVERVTPPPQLDQESYEASVPVSTPAGSLLLTIRPSDPMSNPLRFSLVNDSEGWLCIEEVSGEVHIARALQGAQPGDKYTVLVEAQDADEPTLSTSATLVIHFLKAPSAPTPTVAPEPSRHLCTPRQDRGVVVGGPRGDPDLAGGHGPYSFALGPNPTAQRDWRLRALNGSHAYLTLGLHWVEPREHVVPIVVSHHDRVWQIQVRVIVCRCNVEGQCMRKVGRMKGMPTKLSAVGILVGTLIAIGIFLILIFTHLTLARKKDLDQPVDSVPLKAAV, from the exons ATGGTTCCTGCCTGGCTGTGTCTGCTTTGCCTCTTCATCCCCCAG GCTTTCCCCGGGGCCCAGCCTGCAGAGGTGTATGTGGATGTCCCGGAAAACTACGGTGGAAATTTCCCTTTGTACTTGACCAAG CTACCACTGCCCCATAAGGAGACTGAGGGCCAGATTGTTCTGTCAGGAGACTCAGGCGTGGCAGCTGAGGGCCCCTTTGCTGTGGATCCACAGTCTGGCTTCCTGCTGGTGACCAGGGCCCTGGACCGGGAGGAACAGGCAGAGTACCAGCTACAG GTCACCCTGGAGACAGAGGATGGACGTGTCTTGTGGGGCCCGCAGCATGTGCTTGTGCATGTGAAGGATGAGAATGACCAGGTGCCCCGTTTCTCCCAGGCCATCTACAAAGTTCAGCTGAGCCAGGGCACCAGGCCTG GTGTCCCCTTCTTCTTCCTTGAGGCTTCAGACGGGGATGCGCCAGGCACAGCCAACTCGGATCTTCGATTCCACATCCTGAACCAGGCCCCATCCCAGCCTTCTGCAGATATGTTccagctggagcctcagctgggggctctggctctcaGCCCTGAGG GGAGCACCAGCCTAGATCAGGCTCTGGAGGGGCCATACCAGCTGTTGGTACGGGTCAAGGACATGGGTGACCAGGCCTCGGGCCACCAGGCCACAGCCACCGTAGATGTCTCCATAGTAGAAAACACCTGGGTGCCCCTAGATCCTGTCCACCTGGCAGAGAATCTCCAAGTTCCGTACCCACACCCCATTGCCCAG GTACATTGGAGTGGGGGGGATGTACATTATCACCTGGAGAGCCAGCCCCTTGGACCCTTTGATGTGGACAAGGAGGGAAAACTCTACGTGACCAGGGAGCTGGACCGAGAAGCCCAGgctgag TACCTGCTCCGGGTGCGGGCTCAGAATACCCGTGGTGAGGACTACCCGGCCGAACCTCTGGAGCTGCATGTGGTGGTGATGGATGAGAATGACAACATGCCTGTCTGCCCCCCACGAGGCCCCGCAATCAGCATTCCTGAGCTCAGCCCCCCAG GCACCAAGGTGGCTAAGCTTTCGGCAGAGGATGCAGATGCCCCCGGTTCCCCCAATTCCCACGTTGTGTATCGGCTGCTGAGCCCTGAGCCcgaggagggagcagaggggagagcTTTCGAGCTGGACTCCACCTCGGGCAGTGTGACACTGGGGGCTGCCCCCCTCCAAGCTGGCCAGAACATCTTGCTTCAGGTGCTGGTCATTGACCTGGGAGGAGCAGAGGGCG GCCTCAGCAGCACCTGTGAGATTGCAGTCACGATCACGGACATCAATGACCATGCCCCTGAGTTCACCACTTCCCAG ATTGAGCCCCTAAGCCTCCCTGAGGACACAGAGCCCGGGACTCTGGTGACCACACTCATGGCCACTGACGCCGACCTTGAGCCTGCCTTCCGCCTCATGGACTTTGCCATTGAGGCAGGGGATGTGGAGGGATCCTTCGGCCTGGATTGGGAGCCAGACTCTGGTCGTGTCCAGCTGCGACTCCTCAAG AACCTCAGCTACGAGGCAGCTCCAAGTCAcaagttggtggtggtggtgcggAGCGTGGCAGAGCCGGTGGGGCCAGACCCAGGCCCTGGAGCCACAGTCACCGTGACTGTGCTGGTGGAAAGGGTGACGCCACCGCCTCAGTTGGACCAGGAGAGCTACGAGGCCAGTGTCCCAGTCAGCACCCCCGCTGGCTCCCTCCTGCTGACCATCCGGCCCTCAGACCCCATGAGCAATCCCCTCAG GTTCTCCCTGGTCAATGACTCAGAGGGCTGGCTCTGCATAGAGGAGGTCTCCGGGGAGGTGCACATAGCCCGGGCCCTGCAGGGTGCACAGCCTGGGGACAAGTACACAGTGCTCGTGGAGGCCCAGGATGCAG ATGAGCCAACGCTGAGCACCTCTGCGACCCTCGTGATCCACTTCCTGAAGGCTCCTTCTGCCCCAACCCCGACTGTGGCTCCTGAGCCCTCCCGACACCTCTGCACACCCCGCCAGGACCGTGGCGTGGTTGTCGGTGGACCCAGAGGGGACCCTGACCTGGCCGGCGGACACGGTCCCTACAGCTTTGCCCTTGGTCCCAACCCCACGGCGCAGCGGGATTGGCGCCTCCGGGCTCTCAATG GGTCCCATGCCTACCTCACCCTGGGCCTGCATTGGGTGGAGCCACGCGAACATGTAGTCCCCATAGTTGTCAGCCACCATGACCGGGTGTGGCAGATCCAGGTCCGAG tgATCGTGTGTCGCTGCAATGTGGAGGGGCAGTGCATGCGCAAGGTGGGCCGCATGAAGGGCATGCCCACGAAGCTGTCAGCGGTGGGCATCCTCGTGGGCACGCTGATAGCAATAG GCATCTTCCTCATCCTCATCTTCACCCACTTGACCCTGGCGAGGAAGAAGGACCTAGATCAGCCAGTAGACAGTGTGCCCCTGAAGGCGGCGGTTTAA